A portion of the Malania oleifera isolate guangnan ecotype guangnan chromosome 3, ASM2987363v1, whole genome shotgun sequence genome contains these proteins:
- the LOC131150479 gene encoding coatomer subunit beta-1 has product MEKSCTLLIHFDKGTPAIANEIKEALEGNDVAAKVDAMKKAIMLLLNGETLPQLFITIVRYVLPSEDHTVQKLLLLYLEIIEKTDSRGRVLPEMILICQNLRNNLQHPNEYIRGVTLRFLCRLSEVEIIEPLIPSVLANLEHRHPFIRRNAILAVMSIYKLPQGEQLLVDAPEMIEKMLLSEQDQSAKRNAFLMLFNCAQDRAINYLLTHVDRVSEWGELLQMVVLELIRKVCRTNRGEKGKYIKIIISLVNAPSTAVIYECAGTLVSLSSAPTAIRAAANTYCQLLLSQSDNNVKLIVLDRLNELKASHRDIMVDLIMDVLRALSSPNLDIRRKTLDIVLELITPRNINEVVLTLKKEVVKTQSGELEKNGEYRQMLIQAIHSCAIKFPEVASTVVHLLMDFLGDSNVASAVDVVVFVREIIETNPKLRVSIITRLLDTFYQIRAARVCSCALWIIGEYCLSLSEVESGIATIKQCLGDLPFYSVSEEGEAQDSSKKPQQANSITVSSRRPAILADGTYATQSAASETAFSPPTIVQGSLTSGNLRSLLLTGDFFLGAVVACTLTKLILRLEEVQPSKTEVNKASTQTLLIMVSMLQLGQSSFLPHPIDNDSYDRIVLCIRLLCNTGDEIRKIWLQSCRQSFVKMLAEKQLRETEEIKAKAQISHAQPDDLIDFYHLKSRKGMSQLELEDEVQDDLKRATGEFIKDGDDANKLNRILQLTGFSDPVYAEAYVTVHHYDIVLDVTVINRTKETLQNLCLELATMGDLKLVERPQNYTLAPESSKQIKANIKVSSTETGVIFGNIVYETSNVLERTVVVLNDIHIDIMDYISPAVCNDAAFRTMWAEFEWENKVAVNTVIQDEKDFLDHIINSTNMKCLTAPSALDGECGFLAANLYAKSVFGEDALVNVSIEKQTDGKLSGYIRIRSKTQGIALSLGDKITLKQKGGS; this is encoded by the exons ATGGAGAAATCTTGTACGTTGCTCATCCACTTCGACAAGGGAACGCCTGCTATTGCTAACGAGATCAAAGAAGCTCTCGAAGGCAACGATGTGGCTGCAAAGGTCGACGCCATGAAGAAAGCAATCATGCTTTTGTTGAATGGCGAAACCCTTCCTCAGCTCTTCATCACAATTGTTAGATATGTGTTGCCATCTGAGGACCACACCGTACAGAAATTATTGCTTCTGTATTTAGAGATCATTGAGAAGACTGATTCCAGGGGGAGAGTATTGCCTGAAATGATATTGATTTGTCAAAATTTGAGGAATAATCTCCAGCACCCGAATGAGTACATTCGTGGTGTGACCCTGAGGTTTCTCTGCCGGTTAAGTGAGGTGGAGATAATCGAACCATTGATTCCTTCAGTGTTGGCAAACTTGGAGCATCGGCACCCTTTTATAAGGAGGAATGCAATTTTGGCAGTGATGTCGATCTATAAGCTTCCGCAGGGCGAGCAGTTACTGGTTGATGCGCCAGAGATGATTGAGAAAATGCTATTGTCAGAACAGGATCAATCTGCCAAGAGGAATGCATTTTTGATGCTTTTTAACTGCGCCCAAGATCGTGCAATCAATTACTTATTGACTCATGTCGATAGAGTCTCAGAATGGGGCGAGTTGCTTCAGATGGTTGTGTTGGAGTTGATTCGCAAGGTGTGTAGAACAAATCGGGGGGAGAAAGGAAAgtatataaaaattattatatctTTGGTGAATGCCCCTTCAACAGCAGTTATATATGAATGTGCTGGGACGCTGGTTTCATTGTCCTCTGCACCCACAGCCATCAGAGCTGCAGCAAACACCTATTGTCAGCTTCTTCTTTCACAAAGTGACAACAATGTGAAGCTTATTGTGCTTGATCGGTTGAATGAGCTCAAGGCTTCACATAGAGACATCATGGTTGATCTGATCATGGATGTACTTAGGGCACTCTCAAGTCCAAACCTTGATATTCGAAGGAAAACACTTGATATTGTTCTTGAATTGATAACTCCCCGGAACATCAATGAGGTTGTTCTTACTCTGAAGAAGGAGGTTGTGAAGACACAAAGTGGAGAGCTTGAGAAGAATGGGGAGTACCGGCAAATGCTCATTCAAGCCATTCATTCGTGTGCTATTAAGTTTCCTGAAGTTGCCAGCACAGTGGTTCATTTGTTGATGGACTTTTTGGGAGACAGCAATGTTGCTTCGGCTGTTGATGTTGTTGTTTTTGTGCGAGAAATAATTGAGACCAACCCAAAACTAAGGGTTTCCATAATAACAAGACTGCTGGACACTTTCTACCAGATTCGTGCTGCACGGGTTTGTTCCTGTGCTCTTTGGATTATTGGGGAGTATTGTTTGTCTCTTTCTGAAGTTGAAAGTGGCATTGCAACCATTAAACAGTGTCTTGGAGACTTACCTTTTTATTCAGTTTCAGAAGAAGGGGAAGCTCAAGATTCTTCAAAGAAGCCTCAGCAAGCGAATTCTATCACTGTTTCTTCCAGAAGGCCAGCTATTCTTGCTGATGGGACTTATGCCACTCAGAGTGCTGCCTCTGAAACTGCTTTCTCCCCACCAACAATTGTGCAGGGATCCTTGACTTCTGGAAATTTGAGGTCTCTTCTTCTTACTGGTGACTTTTTCCTAGGGGCAGTTGTGGCCTGCACATTGACAAAGCTTATACTGAGATTGGAAGAGGTTCAGCCATCTAAAACTGAAGTGAACAAGGCATCCACTCAAACATTATTGATCATGGTGTCCATGCTGCAGTTAGGACAATCTTCATTTCTTCCGCATCCAATTGACAATGATTCCTATGATAGGATTGTCCTTTGCATAAGATTGTTGTGCAATActggtgatgagattcggaagatATGGTTGCAGTCTTGCCGTCAGAGTTTTGTTAAAATGCTTGCAGAGAAGCAGTTAAGGGAAACTGAGGAAATAAAAGCAAAGGCTCAGATATCTCATGCGCAACCAGACGATCTTATTGACTTCTACCATCTTAAGAGCAGGAAG GGTATGAGCCAGCTGGAGTTGGAAGATGAGGTCCAAGACGATTTGAAACGTGCTACTGGAGAGTTCATCAAGGATGGAGATGATGCAAATAAGCTGAATCGCATTCTTCAACTTACTGGATTTAGTGATCCTGTGTATGCAGAAGCATATGTGACTGTTCATCATTATGATATTGTCCTCGATGTAACAGTTATAAATCGAACCAAGGAAACTCTCCAGAACTTGTGCTTGGAGTTGGCAACCATGGGTGATCTTAAACTCGTTGAGCGGCCACAGAATTATACATTAGCTCCTGAATCCAGCAAGCAAATAAAAGCCAATATCAAGGTGTCATCGACTGAGACTGGGGTTATATTTGGGAACATTGTTTATGAGACTTCAAATGTGCTTGAGCGAACAGTTGTTGTCTTGAATGATATCCACATAGATATCATGGACTACATCTCTCCTGCTGTTTGTAATGATGCAGCTTTTAGAACCATGTGGGCGGAGTTTGAATGGGAAAACAAG GTTGCAGTTAACACTGTTATTCAAGATGAAAAGGACTTCCTTGACCATATCATCAATTCAACCAACATGAAGTGCCTCACTGCACC GTCGGCACTGGATGGTGAATGTGGATTCCTGGCGGCTAACCTGTATGCAAAGAGCGTGTTTGGCGAAGATGCCTTAGTCAATGTGAGCATTGAGAAACAGACTGATGGGAAGTTGAGTGGGTACATCAGGATAAGAAGCAAAACTCAAGGTATTGCTCTCAGTTTGGGGGATAAGATCACTCTCAAGCAGAAGGGAGGCAGCTGA